The genomic segment ACACAACATCCGTAACATGTCCGTTATTGCCCATGTCGACCATGgtagtgtctttttttttttcaattttcagacTTAATTATCTTGCTAGTACTCGTTTCTCTTATGCTGCTTTTGTATATCTTGTGATTGACAGGTAAATCCACCCTCACTGACTCCTTGGTTGCTGCTGCTGGTATCATTGCCCAAGAAGTAGCTGGTGATGTCCGTATGACTGATACCCGTGCTGATGAGGCTGAACGTGGTATCACTATCAAGTCCACGGGTATCTCTCTCTACTACGAGATGACTGATGCTTCCTTGAAGAGCTTCACTGGTGCCAGAGATGGTAACGAGTACCTTATCAATCTCATCGACTCTCCTGGCCACGTTGACTTCTCCTCTGAGGTCACTGCTGCACTCCGTATCACCGATGGTGCCCTTGTGGTGGTCGACTGTATCGAGGGTGTCTGTGTTCAGACTGAGACTGTGCTACGTCAGGCTCTTGGTGAGAGGATTAGGCCCGTGCTGACTGTCAACAAGATGGACAGGTGTTTCCTTGAGCTTCAGGTTGATGGTGAGGAGGCTTACCAGACTTTCCAGAGGGTCATTGAGAATGCCAATGTCATCATGGCTACGTATGAGGATCCTCTCATTGGTGTTGTTCAAGTTTACCCTGAGAAGGGAACTGTNNNNNNNNNNNNNNNNNNNNNNNNNNNNNNNNNNNNNNNNNNNNNNNNNNNNNNNNNNNNNNNNNNNNNNNNNNNNNNNNNNNNNNNNNNNNNNNNNNNNNNNNNNNNNNNNNNNNNNNNNNNNNNNNNNNNNNNNNNNNNNNNNNNNNNNNNNNNNNNNNNNNNNNNNNNNNNNNNNNNNNNNNNNNNNNNNNNNNNNNNNNNNNNNNNNNNNNNNNNNNNNNNNNNNNNNNNNNNNNNNNNNNNNNNNNNNNNNNNNNNNNNNNNNNNNNNNNNNNNNNNNNNNNNNNNNNNNNNNNNNNNNNNNNNNNNNNNNNNNNNNNNNNNNNNNNNNNNNNNNNNNNNNNNNNNNNNNNNNNNNNNNNNNNNNNNNNNNNNNNNNNNNNNNNNNNNNNNNNNNNNNNNNNNNNNNNNNNNNNNNNNNNNNNNNNNNNNNNNNNNNNNNNNNNNNNNNNNNNNNNNNNNNNNNNNNNNNNNNNNNNNNNNNNNNNNNNNNNNNNNNNNNNNNNNNNNNNNNNNNNNNNNNNNNNNNNNNNNNNNNNNNNNNNNNNNNNNNNNNNNNNNNNNNNNNNNNNNNNNNNNNNNNNNNNNNNNNNNNNNNNNNNNNNNNNNNNNNNNNNNNNNNNNNNNNNNNNNNNNNNNNNNNNNNNNNNNNNNNNNNNNNNNNNNNNNNNNNNNNNNNNNNNNNNNNNNNNNNNNNNNNNNNNNNNNNNNNNNNNNNNNNNNNNNNNNNNNNNNNNNNNNNNNNNNNNNNNNNNNNNNNNNNNNNNNNNNNNNNNNNNNNNNNNNNNNNNNNNNNNNNNNNNNNNNNNNNNNNNNNNNNNNNNNNNNNNNNNNNNNNNNNNNNNNNNNNNNNNNNNNNNNNNNNNNNNNNNNNNNNNNNNNNNNNNNNNNNNNNNNNNNNNNNNNNNNNNNNNNNNNNNNNNNNNNNNNNNNNNNNNNNNNNNNNNNNNNNNNNNNNNNNNNNNNNNNNNNNNNNNNNNNNNNNNNNNNNNNNNNNNNGTGCTGAATCAGAAGCGTGGACACGTCTTTGAGGAGATGCAGAGGCCAGGAACACCCCTGTACAACATCAAGGCGTACCTGCCAGTTGTTGAGTCATTTGGATTCTCGAGTCAGCTTAGAGCAGCAACCTCAGGACAGGCCTTCCCTCAGTGTGTGTTTGATCATTGGGAGATGATGATGTCTGACCCATTGGAGGCAGGATCGCAGGCCTCAACGCTTGTGACTGACATCAGGAAGAGAAAGGGTATGAAGGAACAGATGACTCCCTTGTCTGATTTTGAAGACAAGCTGTAAGCAGCCAGCCAACAAGACTACTCGCTATGGTCACCcctttctctctatctctaccgtattttgttttctgttttaatgTTATGACTTTATCTGTGTTGCCACATCCTCTTGAAATACTcttttgaagttgagaaaactAGTTTATCTCTGTGTGTTCGCATGTATTTTACTCTTTGCATTCTCTTTTACTCTTTGCATTCTCTTTTATTATCCTGTTATCATTGGAACGTTTGTTATATGCTCTGCTTGTTATGCATTGCATGCAATGAGATGCTAGTCTCCAAGCCAAACCATTAGGTTGATGCTTTGCAGGTGTAGGGAAGATGAGGTTTTGTTAGGTCAGAGATTTTGATTCCCTTATTGCGGTGTTAAAGTTAAATCTCAACTAAAAACTTATACTCCTTGTCTTCCtaaaaaatccatattttagagaaaacttttgtttaaaaaaaatacatattttgtatttcCAACGACtgataatgaaaaattgtgaaattcaaaaacattaattgtatttcttaaaatattattggtttaaaaatataagaaatataaaattataaaattttgtatttatagctaaattttaatatgttttattaaaaagtgtgaaaattttaaaacaaagatcttttaggaacggatggagtataactaggggtgggcatttcggttattttctcggttcgggttcggttagttcagttctagtattttttcaactgaagtaaaccatagttagttcggtttgtgttcggttcggtttatattcagttcggtttattttttggatctgtttaattagattcttcttagtttatttttgtaagagaaattatgttttacaacataaattatgtaaacataaactatctgaactaaattcaataaaaactaaaacaaaaacctttaaaaagtcacaaaagtatatataagaatttaaacaaatgaaagttaactaaagtaaaaaaaaaacaacatcgttaaaattaaaaagcatccaatgaattaaatattttgatgattacatattaggttagaagaatatatgttaatcaataaaaatggaaactatgtggtttagtattagaattttagtatattggtattactaatatttttaatttaaataattacaaaaacacatcggtttttcggtttggttcggtttgaaataggctttggttcggtttaaatcggtttcggtttggttggTTCGGTTGGGtgtttttgcccacccctaagTATAACACAGAGAccgtctcttttttttattctcttattGCGGTGTTAAAGTTAAAACTCAACTAAAAACTTATATAACACAGACCGTCTTTTCTTTTTAAGGATCCTTTAAGTGGGTCATCGTTCGATGATGTTTAAACAATTCAATGttgtgtttttgtattttataagccagaaatctctttttctttattgcATTGTTTCTCATCTTTTTTCAAAGAGCATTCATCATATTATATACTATCTTGCAACTATAGGCTCAGAATAATTAACTCTTGAAATTGTATTATGAATGCGCTTTGCATCCTGTTTTGGTGCAAAGAGAAAATGTAAGATGGCGTTATTGAGAGCATGGTCGCTCCTGAGATTTTGGGAGCCTGTGGTTGTGtctatgtaaaattttttttttacaaatttgggggtcttaaaatttttttgaaggCCTATctgtatgtaatttttttaaaaaaatttgggggTCTATAACGAATGTTTCGCTTAGCATGGTCCAGGGCCGGTCCTAGTTGAGAGAGGTACCAATCACCGTCGAAGAAAATGAATGACAAAACTGGTTCGACCAACCTTTTCAAAGTTATTAGCATTAATCTGCTTCTCCGTAGTGTAgttgttcagttttttttaaagctgatttattatggcgttacaattatgagaaagattacatagacgatttgacaaccgacaatactacctgtcttatgaggatctacgcctaactgcatcacgtgagccgtcctatgaagatccacgtctgactagatttacttgcaccatgttgaagatcccttgtaagcttttcttccgtagtctgcactaaaacaaaaattttgattagccaaaacaaaaatgtattatCGTAGCAAGAAGcacatttttctcaaaaaataatttatttgctAAATATGACATTACATTGTAAAATCGCTTGTGTtattaaaacaaacatatatttgcAGCCACACTCTTTGGAAATTCAAGTGCCACCAAAACGATGACAGATTATTGGACAAATAATGTTGGATTGTATTACAGTTATATCAAATCTACTGACAATaagaataaatattatacataatatGTAAGGTGTACAGCAAAAGAAACAATCAACCATGTTTTGAATGTATACCAGCATTACAAATTTAGATTATTGCTAAGGTTCCAGTGGTTCTTGATATTCTTCCAATACCAtcaaatttctaatatttattatttgtgacttttcaaaaataatcagaataaaataatttgctagattatatgatatatttaatatgCTTAAAATGATAAGATTTGATTAAAGTGGATCGTAATTCACAAAAGTACTTTAAACTGCTAAGTGAAGCAAAATTTATGCAGTGGTATAAGTTAGGGCTGagcaaaaaacccggatccaaagaaccgaaccgaacccgatccgaaaaagtagtaccaatcCCGAACcgaattgattaaatatccgaacgggttcaaaattttggtatctaaagaactgaaaccgaacccgatccgaaccgaagtatctcgggtacccgaatgtaaccgaaatagatttatatacctaaatatattacttattttaagacttaatatatattaaaaatctaaaatatataagatacttttaagttgtctaaaatacttgaaaatatacataaatagtcaaaagtaaatgtctaaaatagctaaaatatattcaaaacaccaaaatgcataaaatatctattgattttctatctaaatattcaaatcaaaccaatttatatgttaattttaggtattttgacatatattatacaaatgtacatgtaatatattattttgttttatcgattttgagaaattttaagcatagaatggatattaaaattttaaaaataatttaaatgggttatccgaacccgaaccgaacccgcaaagatccaaaccgaatccgaaccgaaatttagaaatacccgaatgggacTGAAATCTTTAatcccgaaaacccgaaacccgattagatacgaaccgaacccgaatgggtacccaaACGTCCACCCCTAGATAATATTAGTAGTTGATCATAATACAATTTCACAATTTTTACTTCCCTTCGATAATATTGGGTTACTCGGAAAAAGTGACACATCAAAgcatcttttaaatatttatgaaatctttttcatttaatttgttaaaattttctggttcaaatataataatacacCATCAAATAgtctctaaatatttttggtaatcACTGATACATTTTAAATccaaacaattataatttttaatataaattgattttccttaaacacaaataattataattttaaatgtatctatatatatatatataattagaaagacaagcataatattatatatatatatatatatatatcacatcaatttaagatttcatttttataatttaatatatgtatataatttggtttaaaatgttatgaatCGTTTTCTCTAATTTACAACACACgtgaacaaattataaaatacaataaataatttatcattttatatcataaacaaaaaatgtaaagaataacttattttaaataaataaattataacttaggtatttaatatatttatatacattctaaaattttctatttaagataaataaatttgatgacttaatgtatttaataaaattatataataaaataaaattttatcattatttaaaaacttcttatcttaaaaaatattattaaatatgatatagaaaattaaatatttatattttataataatatagcTAATTGTTAGtataataaacaattttatgtaataaattcattataaatta from the Brassica oleracea var. oleracea cultivar TO1000 unplaced genomic scaffold, BOL UnpScaffold01217, whole genome shotgun sequence genome contains:
- the LOC106321092 gene encoding elongation factor 2-like encodes the protein MSVIAHVDHGKSTLTDSLVAAAGIIAQEVAGDVRMTDTRADEAERGITIKSTGISLYYEMTDASLKSFTGARDGNEYLINLIDSPGHVDFSSEVTAALRITDGALVVVDCIEGVCVQTETVLRQALGERIRPVLTVNKMDRCFLELQVDGEEAYQTFQRVIENANVIMATYEDPLIGVVQVYPEKGT